One part of the Sorangiineae bacterium MSr11954 genome encodes these proteins:
- a CDS encoding HEAT repeat domain-containing protein translates to MGLFDLFKSGSKDKAEKRDPKAAAAAKWAERAGDKRAQNYDRQEALHALAEMKTAEAAAALLKRFTFSIDPSITDQDEKDTAFAGIIAAGELAIEPIRTFSAKAASLSWPMRILKELVPEEAFIEELLAWLGRWDTEYAKFIDPKIQLLAALEDYKHEKIREAVAPFLEDVNETARFHAVATTFAQGDDAATPALIALLVDEESFRIKNKIADGFVSAGWTIPDDQRDSTRKALPPGYSIDGSGKVRKRE, encoded by the coding sequence GTGGGTTTGTTCGATCTTTTCAAGTCCGGCTCGAAGGACAAGGCAGAAAAACGCGACCCCAAGGCGGCCGCGGCCGCCAAATGGGCCGAGCGCGCAGGCGACAAGCGAGCGCAAAATTACGACCGCCAGGAGGCCCTTCACGCGCTCGCCGAGATGAAGACGGCGGAGGCCGCGGCCGCGCTCCTCAAGCGTTTCACCTTTTCGATCGACCCCTCGATCACGGACCAAGACGAGAAAGACACCGCCTTCGCCGGCATCATCGCCGCCGGCGAGCTCGCCATCGAGCCGATCCGCACCTTTTCGGCGAAGGCCGCCAGCTTGTCGTGGCCCATGAGAATCCTGAAGGAGCTCGTGCCCGAGGAAGCCTTCATCGAGGAGCTGCTCGCCTGGCTCGGTCGTTGGGACACCGAGTACGCCAAGTTCATCGACCCCAAGATCCAGCTGCTCGCCGCCCTCGAAGACTACAAACACGAGAAAATCCGCGAGGCCGTAGCCCCGTTCCTCGAGGACGTGAACGAGACCGCCCGCTTCCACGCCGTGGCCACCACCTTCGCCCAAGGCGACGACGCCGCCACCCCGGCGCTCATCGCGCTCCTCGTCGACGAAGAGAGCTTCCGCATCAAGAACAAGATCGCCGACGGCTTCGTCTCCGCCGGCTGGACCATCCCCGACGATCAACGCGACTCCACCCGCAAAGCCCTGCCCCCCGGCTACTCGATCGACGGCTCCGGCAAGGTCCGCAAGCGCGAGTAA
- a CDS encoding outer membrane beta-barrel domain-containing protein, whose product MLSASSAMAQKKGGGKKPTKPPAGAPGTTTPAGTVELDQPAPPPTPPPGQEGTVELDQPGTQPAQPAPPPPTAGATGGICDIDPSACPKAADVKAAASKDIHAEIYAVQQIYALRARRFEINPFWGFTLNDQFVNHPGPGLAINYYLSNVLAIGLNGNFYHGLNGDSDFNFENRRATHVAAPLNEYQFSAALNFTYVPMYGKFAAFGDFIFHYDAYVVGGVGAISTRPIPVIDPDNRKFDYEMKVAFNAGLGLRIFLNRWFAVNAEVRDYIFSEKLESLTIAQGAGKTDKGTWYGENQLTNNVQAQIGVSVFIPFSWDYRLPK is encoded by the coding sequence GTGCTGTCCGCATCCTCGGCGATGGCACAGAAGAAGGGGGGCGGCAAGAAGCCGACGAAGCCCCCCGCCGGCGCACCAGGTACGACGACGCCCGCCGGCACCGTCGAACTCGATCAGCCGGCGCCTCCTCCCACTCCCCCACCGGGGCAGGAGGGCACGGTGGAACTCGATCAGCCGGGAACGCAGCCCGCACAACCCGCGCCGCCGCCCCCCACCGCGGGTGCGACGGGCGGCATCTGCGACATCGATCCTTCGGCATGTCCGAAAGCGGCCGACGTGAAGGCGGCGGCGAGCAAAGACATTCACGCCGAGATCTATGCGGTGCAGCAGATCTACGCGCTGCGCGCGCGCAGGTTCGAGATCAATCCGTTTTGGGGATTCACCCTGAACGACCAGTTCGTGAATCACCCGGGACCGGGCCTCGCGATCAACTATTATTTGAGCAACGTTCTGGCAATCGGCTTGAACGGTAACTTTTATCATGGGCTGAACGGCGACTCGGATTTCAACTTCGAAAACCGCCGCGCCACGCACGTCGCTGCGCCGCTCAATGAATATCAGTTCTCCGCCGCGCTGAATTTCACCTACGTGCCGATGTACGGAAAGTTCGCCGCCTTCGGCGACTTCATCTTCCACTACGACGCGTACGTGGTGGGCGGCGTAGGCGCCATCTCCACCCGGCCGATCCCGGTCATCGACCCGGACAATCGTAAATTCGATTACGAGATGAAGGTGGCGTTCAACGCCGGGCTCGGCCTGCGCATCTTCCTCAATCGCTGGTTCGCGGTGAACGCGGAGGTGCGCGACTACATCTTCAGCGAGAAGCTCGAGAGCCTCACCATCGCCCAGGGTGCAGGGAAGACCGACAAAGGCACTTGGTACGGCGAAAACCAGCTCACCAACAACGTCCAGGCGCAAATCGGTGTGAGCGTCTTCATTCCCTTTAGCTGGGACTACCGGTTGCCGAAATGA
- the ftsY gene encoding signal recognition particle-docking protein FtsY, protein MPSAPAPEVKVAKRDVAGIRKGLAATRTGFIARLTALFVGKKEIDPAILEQIEEVMLTSDVGVKTTQAVLERLREKLKRNELADPDAVWAELRAEALRILSLDGGPLRFPTKPSVAMMVGVNGVGKTTTIGKLATKYHGEGKTVLLAAGDTFRAAAVAQLEVWGKRVGAEVVKGKEGSDPGAVAFEATTKAKEAKIDLLLVDTAGRLHTKTPLMDEIKKVRKTIAKAMEGAPHEILLVLDATNGQNALNQAAMFKEALDPTGIILTKLDGTAKGGIVLGICDELKLPVRYIGLGERAEDLREFYPDEFVEALFGKPDEEARAA, encoded by the coding sequence GTGCCTTCGGCGCCAGCGCCGGAGGTCAAAGTCGCCAAGCGTGACGTGGCGGGCATTCGCAAAGGTCTGGCGGCCACGCGAACGGGGTTCATCGCGCGACTGACCGCGCTGTTCGTTGGCAAGAAAGAGATTGACCCGGCCATTCTCGAACAGATCGAAGAGGTCATGCTCACGAGCGACGTCGGCGTCAAAACGACGCAAGCGGTGCTCGAGAGGCTGCGGGAGAAATTGAAGCGCAATGAGTTGGCCGACCCGGATGCCGTCTGGGCTGAACTGCGAGCCGAGGCACTCCGCATCTTGTCGCTCGACGGGGGACCGCTCCGATTTCCGACCAAACCGTCGGTTGCGATGATGGTCGGCGTCAACGGGGTGGGGAAAACCACGACGATTGGTAAACTCGCAACGAAATATCACGGTGAAGGCAAAACGGTTTTGCTCGCAGCAGGTGATACGTTTCGTGCGGCTGCGGTGGCGCAACTGGAAGTGTGGGGGAAGCGCGTAGGGGCGGAAGTGGTGAAGGGAAAAGAAGGCTCCGATCCCGGCGCCGTCGCCTTCGAAGCGACGACCAAGGCCAAAGAGGCGAAAATCGACCTACTCTTGGTCGACACGGCCGGCCGCCTTCACACGAAAACGCCGCTCATGGATGAAATCAAAAAAGTCCGAAAGACCATCGCAAAAGCAATGGAGGGCGCCCCGCACGAGATCCTGCTCGTGCTCGACGCCACCAACGGGCAGAACGCACTTAATCAAGCGGCTATGTTCAAAGAAGCGCTTGACCCTACGGGTATCATATTGACCAAGCTCGATGGCACCGCGAAGGGTGGCATCGTGCTCGGGATCTGCGACGAGTTGAAACTTCCTGTACGATACATCGGTCTGGGGGAGCGCGCGGAGGACCTACGTGAGTTTTACCCCGACGAATTCGTTGAGGCCCTCTTCGGTAAACCCGATGAAGAGGCAAGAGCAGCCTGA
- a CDS encoding HEAT repeat domain-containing protein: MAGTLMNGKRVIAFAWMMGLFVLLFAWPVASVRAEDRTDFLITRLKYPPAPGVADDYRIRTSAALGLGSLAESERERAITPLCQALADPNDIVRQSVAAALKRLSRPSSASCVRSRLKVESSEQVKLQLQRTLDTLEPVESTASSSSFAPLGPWSPKFVQNARYYVAISPITNNTGRPLEEVERAILPALRGKIESLGGYQLAPAKEGVDAARATITKRKLKGYYLSVSVERFDYAGGNLRVRVKCAVFDYPGKNLRGEVPAGLTQAGVRPNDRSAEQNLMGMAAERAAELFAQNFQ; this comes from the coding sequence GTGGCAGGCACGTTGATGAATGGAAAGCGCGTGATCGCGTTTGCCTGGATGATGGGACTTTTCGTCCTTTTGTTCGCATGGCCTGTGGCGAGCGTGCGCGCCGAAGACCGGACCGATTTTCTCATCACGCGCCTGAAATACCCGCCCGCGCCCGGCGTGGCCGACGACTACCGGATCCGGACCAGCGCCGCGCTCGGCTTGGGCTCCTTGGCCGAGAGCGAACGCGAGCGCGCCATCACGCCTCTTTGCCAGGCCCTCGCCGACCCGAACGACATCGTTCGTCAGTCGGTGGCCGCGGCGCTCAAGAGACTGAGTCGCCCCTCGTCGGCCTCCTGTGTGCGGAGCCGGTTGAAGGTCGAGAGCAGCGAGCAAGTGAAGCTGCAGCTCCAACGCACGCTCGACACCCTGGAACCCGTCGAGTCCACCGCGTCATCGTCATCGTTCGCGCCCCTCGGCCCGTGGAGCCCCAAATTCGTGCAGAATGCACGTTATTACGTGGCCATCTCGCCCATCACCAACAACACGGGCCGGCCGCTCGAGGAGGTGGAGCGCGCGATCCTCCCGGCCTTGCGCGGCAAGATCGAGTCGCTGGGCGGCTACCAGCTCGCGCCGGCGAAGGAGGGGGTCGACGCGGCGCGGGCCACCATCACCAAGCGCAAATTGAAGGGCTACTACCTGTCGGTTTCGGTCGAGCGCTTCGACTACGCGGGGGGCAACCTGCGGGTGCGGGTCAAGTGCGCCGTCTTCGACTACCCCGGCAAGAACCTGCGCGGTGAGGTGCCGGCGGGGCTGACCCAAGCGGGGGTTCGGCCCAACGATCGCTCGGCGGAGCAAAATTTGATGGGGATGGCAGCGGAACGTGCGGCCGAGCTTTTTGCGCAAAATTTTCAATAA
- a CDS encoding YraN family protein: protein MQAQGFAIVARNLKLGRLEIDIVARRDALAVMVEVRARGRTAFERPLASVAGRKRMHLVRAAERLWRLHLAKVAGVERMRIDVAGVTFGRDGVADVEYIAGAITA, encoded by the coding sequence TTGCAGGCGCAAGGATTTGCGATCGTTGCGCGCAATTTGAAGCTGGGGCGGCTCGAGATCGATATCGTGGCCCGGCGCGATGCGCTGGCGGTGATGGTCGAGGTGCGCGCGAGGGGGCGGACGGCGTTCGAGCGGCCGCTGGCCAGCGTGGCGGGGAGGAAGAGGATGCACCTCGTGCGCGCGGCGGAGCGACTGTGGCGCCTTCACCTGGCGAAGGTGGCGGGGGTCGAGCGCATGCGCATCGATGTGGCGGGGGTGACGTTTGGGCGCGATGGGGTGGCGGACGTGGAGTACATCGCGGGGGCGATTACGGCGTAG
- a CDS encoding tetratricopeptide repeat protein, whose translation MNKVIAFGLGLLSMVVVHSTAGAAETAGGVCVNDSARKELTACPGAGPKEFDVGKHGKQPQVNFRGVAPLDAKKKGEIKPGAPTESVPRDERKSRLQARARALLVTEIQGLESLFQSTPRSSPDRVELARRLSEDYVELESAAFKEKTQAEIDRDNLKKANPAAAGQKQTVANDAARIMNGARTKAETYYALIKNEYPNYSKLDEVLYYLAYEYEQSNDNANARKVYLELINKRPDSKYVPHAYLAFGELFFNEAMGDPSKWDLAAQAYTEVIKYPPEKNKVYGYAWYKLGYVFWNQSAFEKALNAFKKTIDWGMTYKEQPGATKLAEAARKDTIPVYALKGNPAAAYNYFHNISGDPSGSDTNTYKMMDELGINYLDTGHYPEAITLYRDLMARDRNGDKHCVYQAHITEATLAMKASQKDSVKAELDNQLKNYSEFKNANHPADAKHECANKTAALLTETGMAWHLEAVGSQGQRGTGDQKAMTLAAYLYKKIGETWTAQDFASFEFPRIVKEDWPTIYKIRYAMADLLYFQQRWAECGPAFDAVVAENPTAPEAPEAAYASVLCYQNIYETTHKGGEDRKGMGNAPGQAKTQTEAQKKAEETARLQPKPLTDNQKGMITAFNRYICYIKPVDKTGQDQLVEVKYARARTYFEAQHWEEAAAAFREIAMQNADKDVGIYAAQLYLESINVIGSHSNPPRPSCYDDMQNDVPKFVELYCTGENEKKNADQCVSLTKVQCDIQRLKAQKLVELADKGGPNAVQTYEQAGSTYIELWRRYGEAPISQGQPAQCERVDEILYNAAKAFQAARLIGKAITTRRTLLDPRYKMDKSDLARRATYEIGGNYQAIAVYDQAADWFEKFAKENPKYEKADQALSDATVLRLGLGDEEAGIRDADMFRKNYGASKPTQAAAIAFAIGAHYAEKEDWDKAQKALEGSIGYIDRSAAPDIQAQAHATLARSYTKVRHQNRDRAQVDYARVRKIWDNPAEAVKKINDAYPNEDEAQKQKRVGKALNAVGEAYFYAAEELKRETVDKVKFPVYRGSGSKEDVSRHINTRVKDWLEKKGPAIEKAAAEYKKIVDLQPDAPPKWVIAAGSRVGLMWGDFVDEFRRAPIPEAWKKDAEMQGVYYDQLDAKSEPIKVQRAKPALVTCLSYSVKFQYFDDYSRSCEVWLAKNYKAEYHVVDELRGAPTLSNSGLDDKAPPLTIGGMIWHPQNTGPAEKVAATMANSEEGKDAAAGKKGGGGADKGGAGKAAAGKAAGGGGGGGKPPKGAIKPLPGQGKKK comes from the coding sequence ATGAATAAGGTCATCGCGTTCGGGCTCGGGCTCCTGTCCATGGTCGTGGTCCACTCCACGGCCGGGGCAGCCGAGACCGCGGGCGGCGTGTGCGTGAACGACAGCGCCCGCAAAGAGCTCACGGCGTGCCCGGGGGCCGGTCCGAAAGAGTTCGACGTCGGCAAGCACGGCAAACAGCCCCAGGTCAATTTTCGCGGTGTCGCACCTCTCGATGCCAAGAAAAAAGGGGAGATCAAGCCGGGCGCGCCCACGGAGTCCGTGCCGCGCGATGAGCGAAAGAGCCGCCTGCAGGCGCGCGCCCGCGCGCTCCTGGTGACGGAGATCCAGGGCCTGGAGAGCCTCTTTCAGTCGACGCCGCGAAGCTCGCCCGACCGGGTCGAGCTCGCGCGTCGTTTGTCGGAGGACTACGTCGAGCTCGAGAGCGCCGCCTTCAAGGAGAAGACGCAGGCCGAAATCGACCGCGACAACTTGAAGAAGGCCAACCCCGCCGCGGCCGGCCAGAAGCAGACGGTGGCCAACGACGCCGCGCGCATCATGAACGGCGCGCGCACCAAGGCCGAGACGTACTACGCGCTGATCAAGAACGAGTACCCGAACTACTCGAAGCTCGACGAGGTCCTCTACTACCTCGCCTACGAGTACGAGCAGTCGAACGACAACGCCAACGCGCGCAAGGTCTACCTCGAGCTGATCAACAAGCGCCCCGATTCCAAGTACGTGCCGCACGCGTACCTCGCCTTCGGAGAGCTCTTCTTCAACGAGGCGATGGGCGATCCGAGCAAGTGGGATCTGGCCGCGCAGGCGTACACGGAGGTCATCAAGTACCCGCCCGAGAAGAACAAGGTGTACGGGTACGCCTGGTACAAGCTGGGCTACGTCTTCTGGAACCAGTCGGCCTTCGAGAAGGCTCTGAATGCGTTCAAGAAGACCATCGACTGGGGCATGACCTACAAGGAGCAGCCGGGCGCCACCAAGCTGGCGGAGGCTGCCCGCAAGGACACCATCCCCGTCTACGCGCTCAAGGGCAACCCGGCGGCCGCGTACAACTACTTCCACAACATCTCGGGCGATCCGTCGGGTTCGGACACGAACACGTACAAGATGATGGACGAGCTCGGGATCAACTACCTCGACACGGGCCACTACCCCGAGGCGATCACGCTCTACCGCGACTTGATGGCGCGCGATCGCAACGGCGACAAGCACTGCGTCTACCAAGCCCACATCACCGAGGCGACCCTGGCCATGAAGGCCAGCCAGAAGGACTCGGTGAAGGCGGAGCTCGACAATCAGCTCAAGAACTACAGTGAGTTCAAGAACGCCAACCACCCGGCCGACGCCAAGCACGAGTGCGCGAACAAAACCGCGGCGCTGCTGACCGAGACCGGCATGGCGTGGCACCTCGAGGCCGTCGGCTCGCAAGGGCAGCGCGGCACGGGCGATCAGAAGGCGATGACCCTGGCCGCCTACCTCTACAAGAAGATTGGCGAGACGTGGACGGCGCAGGATTTTGCCTCGTTCGAGTTCCCGCGCATCGTCAAAGAGGACTGGCCCACCATCTACAAGATCCGCTACGCCATGGCGGACCTGCTCTACTTCCAGCAGCGCTGGGCGGAGTGTGGACCGGCCTTCGACGCGGTCGTCGCCGAGAACCCCACGGCGCCCGAAGCCCCCGAGGCCGCGTACGCGTCGGTGCTCTGCTACCAGAACATCTACGAGACCACGCACAAGGGTGGCGAAGATCGCAAGGGCATGGGCAACGCGCCCGGCCAAGCCAAGACGCAGACGGAGGCGCAGAAGAAGGCCGAGGAGACCGCGCGCCTTCAGCCCAAGCCGCTCACCGACAACCAGAAGGGGATGATCACCGCCTTCAACCGGTACATCTGTTACATCAAGCCGGTCGACAAGACGGGGCAGGACCAGCTGGTCGAGGTCAAGTACGCGCGCGCCCGCACCTACTTCGAGGCGCAGCACTGGGAGGAGGCCGCGGCCGCCTTCCGTGAGATCGCGATGCAGAACGCCGACAAGGACGTCGGCATCTACGCCGCGCAGCTTTACCTCGAGTCGATCAATGTCATCGGCTCGCACTCGAACCCCCCGCGCCCGTCCTGCTACGACGACATGCAGAACGACGTGCCCAAGTTCGTCGAGCTGTATTGCACCGGCGAGAACGAGAAGAAGAACGCCGACCAGTGCGTGTCGCTCACCAAGGTCCAGTGCGACATCCAGCGCCTGAAGGCGCAGAAGCTGGTGGAGCTCGCGGACAAGGGCGGCCCCAACGCCGTCCAGACGTACGAGCAAGCGGGCAGCACGTACATCGAGCTGTGGCGCCGCTACGGTGAGGCCCCGATCAGCCAAGGGCAGCCGGCGCAGTGCGAGCGGGTCGACGAGATCCTCTACAACGCCGCCAAGGCCTTCCAAGCGGCGCGCCTCATCGGAAAGGCGATCACCACGCGCCGCACGTTGCTCGACCCGCGCTACAAGATGGACAAGTCCGACCTGGCGCGGCGGGCCACCTACGAGATCGGCGGCAACTACCAGGCGATCGCGGTCTACGATCAAGCGGCCGACTGGTTCGAAAAGTTCGCCAAGGAGAACCCCAAGTACGAGAAGGCCGACCAGGCGCTCTCCGACGCGACCGTGCTGCGGCTCGGCCTGGGCGACGAGGAAGCCGGCATCCGCGACGCCGACATGTTCCGCAAGAACTATGGCGCCAGCAAGCCCACGCAGGCCGCGGCCATCGCCTTCGCCATCGGCGCGCACTACGCCGAGAAGGAAGACTGGGACAAGGCGCAAAAGGCGCTCGAGGGCTCGATCGGCTACATCGACCGAAGCGCGGCGCCCGACATCCAGGCGCAGGCGCACGCCACCCTGGCCCGCTCGTACACCAAGGTCCGTCACCAGAATCGCGACCGCGCGCAGGTGGACTACGCCCGCGTGCGCAAGATCTGGGACAACCCGGCGGAGGCCGTGAAGAAGATCAACGACGCGTACCCCAACGAGGACGAGGCGCAGAAGCAAAAGCGCGTCGGCAAGGCGCTCAACGCGGTGGGCGAGGCCTACTTCTACGCGGCGGAGGAGCTCAAGAGGGAGACGGTCGACAAGGTCAAGTTCCCCGTCTACCGCGGCTCCGGCAGCAAAGAGGACGTGTCGCGCCACATCAACACGCGCGTCAAGGATTGGCTGGAGAAGAAGGGGCCCGCCATCGAAAAGGCGGCCGCCGAGTACAAGAAGATCGTCGACCTGCAGCCCGACGCACCGCCCAAGTGGGTCATCGCGGCCGGCTCCAGGGTCGGATTGATGTGGGGCGACTTCGTCGACGAGTTCCGCCGGGCCCCCATCCCGGAGGCTTGGAAGAAGGACGCCGAGATGCAGGGCGTCTACTACGACCAGCTGGACGCGAAGAGCGAGCCGATCAAGGTGCAGCGCGCCAAGCCCGCGCTGGTGACCTGCCTCTCGTACTCCGTGAAGTTCCAGTACTTCGACGACTACTCCCGCAGCTGCGAGGTGTGGCTCGCGAAGAACTACAAGGCCGAGTACCACGTCGTCGACGAGCTGCGCGGCGCACCGACCCTGTCGAACAGCGGTCTCGATGACAAGGCGCCGCCGCTCACCATCGGCGGGATGATCTGGCACCCGCAGAACACCGGCCCGGCCGAGAAGGTCGCGGCGACCATGGCCAACTCCGAGGAGGGCAAGGACGCGGCGGCGGGCAAGAAGGGCGGCGGGGGCGCGGACAAGGGCGGCGCCGGCAAGGCCGCGGCTGGAAAGGCTGCTGGCGGGGGTGGAGGCGGCGGAAAGCCACCGAAGGGCGCCATCAAACCTCTCCCGGGTCAGGGGAAGAAGAAGTGA
- a CDS encoding AgmX/PglI C-terminal domain-containing protein produces the protein MESQGKPKVALTFALYQGDQLIRRDTIVQDIVVKIGKDPRSHLRVDDELASRMHAVIEVASPGDITLIDLGNEPGTMVNGQRVNKCKIRPGDQIQIGSTLIQLENAELAGAGASSHQVVGPPPAPPAPPPRVQTTQGTGAVLGPGGFPMPPAEPPPPSAAGGNYGPPPASTGNPFAPPPASGPGASPIVQGGVVTGTAATASAAAAASNPFAANPFAAPPGSHSFSGPPGASPFTAQAQSPYGHSDVDPNAPPGTYTYKLVKSGPEVNPDEVEIPHLAAIEVMISWDANVLHVSHLTPPRSFFVGEEQIGNIQCDYFIPSETLGTTRAPIVLARGGSAALVILPRTTGTVEIPGQPKLTIADLIQSGRARPSSEISGGYEFELPAGAKARMELEGSGLVFQVSAVNAGKAPPMGAFAQFEPAAYAFVGLSFLIHMGVVAALAFFMPSMGADDSEAIDRDQILKMQHLLNAAAEREQEQRDTEAVQDNADNREGGTGTRAKGEEGSMGNPTTKETGHRYGVQGPQDNPDPHIARQAALHEAAEFGMIGLLNVGGGADPNAPTAPWGREDSLGTDPMSARGNMWGDTIGDSFGAGGLGLSGVGEGGGGRGEGIGLGNIGTLGHGAGTGTGQGFGNGHGRLGGSHQTRAPSIRQGTTQVNGRLPPEVIQRIVRQNFGRFRLCYENGMRTNPNLAGRVSVKFVIDRSGAVSTASDGGSDLPDQGVVSCVVRGFGNLSFPQPEGGIVTVVYPIIFNPGD, from the coding sequence ATGGAAAGCCAAGGTAAGCCGAAGGTTGCGCTCACATTTGCGCTCTACCAAGGCGATCAGCTGATTCGTCGCGACACGATCGTCCAGGACATCGTCGTCAAGATTGGCAAAGACCCTCGCAGCCACCTGCGCGTCGACGACGAGCTCGCGTCGCGCATGCACGCCGTCATCGAGGTCGCCTCCCCCGGGGACATCACCTTGATCGATCTCGGCAACGAGCCGGGCACGATGGTGAATGGCCAGCGGGTCAACAAGTGCAAGATCCGCCCGGGCGATCAGATTCAAATCGGCTCGACCTTGATTCAACTCGAGAACGCCGAGCTGGCAGGCGCAGGCGCCTCGAGCCATCAAGTGGTCGGCCCGCCGCCGGCGCCGCCCGCACCGCCGCCGCGCGTGCAAACGACGCAGGGCACGGGCGCCGTGCTCGGCCCCGGTGGATTCCCCATGCCGCCCGCGGAGCCGCCGCCGCCGTCTGCTGCTGGAGGTAATTACGGCCCGCCGCCCGCATCCACGGGAAATCCGTTTGCACCGCCTCCTGCTTCCGGCCCCGGCGCATCGCCGATCGTGCAGGGAGGCGTCGTCACGGGCACGGCGGCCACCGCCAGCGCGGCAGCGGCCGCGAGCAACCCGTTCGCCGCCAATCCTTTTGCGGCGCCGCCCGGATCGCACTCGTTCTCGGGCCCGCCCGGCGCGAGCCCGTTCACCGCGCAGGCGCAGTCGCCGTACGGACATAGCGACGTCGATCCCAACGCTCCCCCCGGCACCTATACGTACAAGCTCGTCAAGAGCGGCCCCGAGGTGAACCCGGACGAGGTGGAGATCCCGCACCTCGCGGCCATCGAGGTGATGATCTCGTGGGACGCCAATGTGCTCCACGTCTCGCACCTCACGCCGCCGCGCTCGTTCTTCGTGGGCGAGGAGCAGATCGGCAACATCCAATGTGACTACTTCATCCCCAGCGAGACGCTCGGCACCACGCGCGCACCCATCGTGCTCGCGCGCGGCGGGAGCGCGGCGCTGGTGATCCTGCCGCGCACCACGGGCACGGTGGAGATCCCGGGGCAGCCCAAGCTGACCATCGCCGACTTGATTCAATCGGGGCGCGCGCGCCCGTCGAGCGAGATCAGCGGCGGCTACGAGTTCGAGCTGCCGGCCGGCGCCAAGGCGCGGATGGAGCTCGAGGGCTCGGGCCTCGTCTTCCAGGTGAGCGCCGTCAACGCGGGCAAGGCCCCGCCCATGGGCGCCTTTGCGCAGTTCGAGCCGGCCGCGTACGCGTTCGTGGGGCTCTCGTTCCTGATCCACATGGGCGTGGTGGCGGCGCTCGCGTTCTTCATGCCCAGCATGGGGGCCGACGACAGCGAGGCCATCGATCGCGACCAGATCCTCAAGATGCAGCACTTGCTCAACGCGGCGGCCGAGCGCGAGCAAGAGCAGCGCGACACCGAGGCGGTGCAGGACAACGCGGACAACCGCGAGGGCGGCACCGGAACGCGCGCCAAGGGTGAAGAAGGTTCCATGGGGAACCCGACCACCAAGGAGACGGGGCACCGCTACGGCGTTCAAGGCCCGCAGGACAACCCCGATCCGCACATCGCACGTCAAGCTGCGCTCCACGAGGCGGCCGAATTCGGCATGATCGGCCTGCTCAACGTGGGCGGCGGCGCCGATCCCAACGCGCCCACCGCGCCGTGGGGTCGCGAGGATTCGCTGGGCACCGATCCCATGAGCGCCCGCGGCAACATGTGGGGCGACACCATCGGCGACTCCTTCGGCGCGGGCGGCCTTGGCCTCTCGGGCGTCGGCGAAGGCGGCGGCGGTCGCGGCGAGGGCATCGGCCTCGGAAACATCGGCACCCTGGGCCACGGCGCAGGGACCGGAACGGGCCAGGGCTTCGGCAACGGCCACGGACGTCTCGGCGGCTCGCACCAGACGCGCGCGCCCAGCATCCGCCAGGGCACCACGCAGGTGAACGGTCGGCTGCCGCCGGAGGTCATCCAGCGCATCGTCCGCCAGAACTTCGGCCGCTTCCGTCTTTGCTACGAGAACGGCATGCGCACCAATCCGAACTTGGCCGGCCGCGTGTCGGTGAAGTTCGTCATCGACCGCAGCGGCGCGGTGTCCACGGCCTCCGACGGAGGCTCGGATCTTCCGGATCAGGGCGTGGTGTCGTGCGTCGTCCGCGGCTTCGGCAACCTCTCGTTCCCGCAGCCCGAGGGCGGCATCGTCACCGTCGTTTACCCGATTATTTTCAATCCGGGCGACTGA